One genomic segment of Pongo pygmaeus isolate AG05252 chromosome 19, NHGRI_mPonPyg2-v2.0_pri, whole genome shotgun sequence includes these proteins:
- the LOC129016869 gene encoding keratin, type I cytoskeletal 17-like, with product MTTTIRQFTSSSSIKGSSGLGGGSSCASCRLSGGLGAGSCRLGSAGGLGSALRGSTYSSCYRFGSGGGYGSSFGGVDGLLARGEKATMQHLNDRLASYLDKMRTLEEANTELEVKIRDWYQRQAPGPAHDYSQYYRTIEELQNKPLGASVSSQDLELQVRAAWAEVPDSHGRFETEQALRLSVEADINGLRRVLDELTLARTDLEMHIENLKEELAYLKKNHEEEMNALRGQVGGEINVEMDAAPGVDLSRILNKMREQYEKMAEKNRKDAEDWFFSKTEELNREVATNSELVQSGKSEILELQHTMQALEIKLQFQLSVKASLEGNLAETENRYCMQLSQIQGLIGSVKEWLAQLRCEMEQQNQEYKILLDVKTRLELEITTYHRLLEGEDAHLTQYKKEHKHLPVTTCQVHTIVKEVQDGKVISSHEQVHQTTR from the exons ATGACCACCACCATCCGCCAGTTCACCTCCTCCAGCTCCATCAAGGGCTCCTCCGGCCTGGGGGGCGGCTCGTCCTGCGCCTCCTGCCGGCTGTCTGGTGGCCTGGGTGCTGGCTCCTGCAGGCTGGGATCTGCTGGCGGCCTGGGCAGCGCCCTAAGGGGTAGCACCTACTCCAGCTGCTACCGCTTTGGCTCTGGCGGTGGCTATGGCAGCAGCTTTGGGGGCGTTGATGGGCTGCTGGCCAGAGGTGAGAAGGCCACCATGCAGCACCTCAATGACCGCCTGGCCTCCTACTTGGACAAGATGCGCACTCTGGAGGAAGCCAACACTGAGCTGGAGGTGAAGATCCGTGACTGGTACCAGAGGCAGGCCCCGGGGCCCGCCCATGACTACAGCCAGTACTACAGGACAATCGAGGAGCTGCAGAACAAG Ccccttggagcctca GTGAGCAGCCAGGACCTGGAGCTGCAGGTCCGAGCAGCCTGGGCTGAAGTCCCTGATTCCCACGGCAGGTTTGAGACAGAGCAGGCCCTGCGCCTGAGTGTGGAGGCCGACATTAATGGCCTGCGCAGGGTGCTGGATGAGCTGACCCTGGCCAGAACCGACCTGGAGATGCACATTGAGAACCTCAAGGAGGAGCTGGCCTACCTGAAGAAGAACCATGAGGAG GAGATGAACGCCCTGCGAGGCCAGGTGGGCGGTGAGATCAATGTGGAGATGGACGCTGCCCCAGGCGTGGACCTGAGCCGCATCCTGAACAAGATGCGTGAGCAGTATGAGAAGATGGCAGAGAAGAACCGCAAGGACGCTGAGGATTGGTTCTTCAGCAAG ACAGAGGAGCTGAACCGCGAGGTGGCTACCAACAGCGAGCTGGTGCAGAGCGGCAAGAGTGAGATTTTGGAGCTCCAGCACACCATGCAGGCCTTGGAGATCAAGCTGCAGTTCCAGCTCAGCGTG AAAGCATCCCTGGAGGGCAACCTGGCGGAGACAGAGAACCGCTACTGCATGCAGCTGTCCCAGATCCAGGGGCTGATCGGCAGCGTGAAGGAGTGGCTGGCCCAGCTTCGCTGCGAGATGGAGCAGCAGAACCAGGAGTACAAGATCCTCCTGGACGTGAAGACGCGGCTGGAGCTGGAGATCACCACCTACCACCGCCTGCTGGAGGGCGAGGATGCCCA cctgACTCAGTACAAGAAAGAACATAAGCATCTTC CGGTGACCACCTGTCAGGTGCATACCATTGTGAAGGAGGTCCAGGATGGCAAGGTCATCTCCTCCCACGAGCAGGTCCACCAGACCACCCGCTGA